A single Marinitoga aeolica DNA region contains:
- a CDS encoding MFS transporter, whose product MNKFQKKNFILFVIGRIVSLLGSGIQMVAMPLFILDLTGSGTKMGLFAMISMIPALLMAPFAGVLGDRFNRRNIMVIMDYTRGVLILFLAYLTFTDNITLSILFGMQVIISLFDSLFGAATSAMIPDLVPEKDLMKAVSTTESASSAAMIVGPVLGGVIYGLLGMKWVFLLNGISFILSGFSEMFIKYNKTSKLESKINAKIIFDDIKDSIKFIFKNDVLRNLMIMAIFLNFLFNPMFVVLFPYTFREVIGFSPQQYGLLETMWTLGIMIGNILLGLFFSNSENKKLMKNGIYGMVGMNLLLSLFLIPQIRNNFTIWKIFLIVGTIIIIMGLTNAFVNTPISVFFQRIIPNEKRSKIFSVIGVLFQAATPIGMALMGLLVDRYEVHILFIILAILILLDVLIFSKKLDNIDFNPSLENE is encoded by the coding sequence ATGAACAAATTTCAAAAAAAGAACTTTATACTTTTTGTTATTGGTAGAATAGTGTCGTTATTAGGTAGTGGTATTCAAATGGTAGCAATGCCATTGTTTATATTGGATTTAACAGGTTCTGGAACAAAAATGGGATTATTTGCTATGATAAGTATGATTCCTGCACTTTTAATGGCTCCTTTTGCAGGCGTTTTAGGTGATAGATTTAACAGAAGAAATATTATGGTTATAATGGATTATACAAGGGGAGTATTAATTTTATTTTTGGCATATTTAACGTTTACAGATAATATAACTTTAAGTATTTTATTTGGTATGCAAGTAATTATATCATTATTTGATAGTTTATTTGGCGCAGCTACTAGCGCAATGATACCAGATCTTGTTCCAGAAAAAGATTTAATGAAAGCAGTATCAACAACAGAAAGTGCTAGTAGTGCAGCTATGATAGTAGGACCAGTTTTAGGTGGAGTAATATATGGTTTATTAGGTATGAAATGGGTATTTTTATTAAATGGAATTTCTTTTATTTTATCAGGCTTTAGTGAAATGTTTATTAAATATAATAAAACAAGTAAGTTAGAATCAAAAATAAATGCAAAAATAATATTTGATGATATTAAAGATTCTATTAAATTTATTTTTAAAAATGATGTTTTAAGAAATTTAATGATAATGGCTATATTTTTAAATTTCTTATTTAATCCAATGTTTGTAGTATTATTTCCTTATACTTTCAGAGAAGTAATTGGTTTTTCTCCTCAACAATATGGATTATTAGAAACAATGTGGACTTTAGGAATAATGATAGGAAATATACTTTTAGGGTTGTTCTTTTCAAATAGTGAAAATAAAAAATTGATGAAAAATGGAATATATGGAATGGTAGGTATGAATTTATTATTGTCATTATTTTTAATACCTCAAATTAGAAATAATTTTACTATATGGAAAATATTTTTAATTGTCGGTACAATAATAATAATTATGGGATTAACGAATGCATTTGTAAATACTCCAATATCGGTATTTTTTCAAAGGATTATTCCAAATGAGAAAAGATCAAAAATATTCTCAGTGATAGGAGTATTATTTCAAGCAGCAACACCTATTGGTATGGCATTAATGGGGCTTTTAGTTGATAGATATGAAGTGCATATTCTATTTATAATATTAGCAATATTGATATTATTAGATGTATTGATTTTTTCAAAAAAATTAGATAATATTGATTTCAATCCTTCCCTTGAAAATGAATAA
- the thrS gene encoding threonine--tRNA ligase, giving the protein MIKIILPDGSEKEYKKGISAGEIAREISEGLYRKALGALVNGELYDLTRPIEKDSTVKIITDKDPEAPVIFRHTIAHIMAQAVVRLYGKDVKLAIGPVIENGFYYDFDLEEKISEDDLPKIEAEMKKIIKENLPIERFVISKEEAKELFKDQPYKLELLEDIEDDTVTYYKQGEFFDLCRGPHLPSTGKIKHIKLLSVSGAYWRGNEKNKMLQRIYGTAFAKKDQLDEYLKMLEEAKKRDHRKIGPKLDLFMFENELAPAMPFFLPRGAKVINELLEFSRELHKKYGYEEVITPLIMNIQLWHQSGHWDHYKENMYFTEKDDIQYAVKPMNCPGHILIYKSKVYSYRDLPIRLSEFGKVHRYERSGVVHGLFRVRSFTQDDAHIYCTKDQIEDEIIKVMDFTNELYSAFGFEYEADLSTMPEDHMGDEKTWEVATEALRKALERSGISYKINEGDGAFYGPKIDFHIKDSIGRKWQCATIQLDFQMPERFDIHYVDNNNELQRPVMIHRAIYGSIERFFGILIENFAGAFPTWLSPEQVAVIPVSDKYVDAAKELYEKLDAEGLRVKLDSSNATVGYKIRNAQMLKIPYMIVIGEKELETKKYNVRTREGNTVEDLELEDFIKTVKEEIKNRSLKLSY; this is encoded by the coding sequence ATGATTAAAATTATTCTTCCTGATGGTTCTGAAAAGGAATATAAAAAAGGAATTTCAGCTGGAGAAATTGCACGGGAAATTTCAGAAGGTTTATACAGAAAAGCTTTAGGTGCTTTGGTTAATGGAGAATTATATGATCTTACAAGACCAATTGAAAAGGATTCTACAGTGAAAATCATTACTGATAAAGATCCTGAAGCACCTGTAATATTTAGACATACCATTGCACATATTATGGCTCAAGCTGTTGTAAGATTATATGGCAAAGACGTAAAATTAGCTATTGGTCCAGTTATAGAAAATGGTTTTTATTATGATTTTGATTTAGAAGAAAAAATATCAGAAGACGATCTACCTAAAATAGAAGCAGAAATGAAAAAAATAATAAAAGAAAACTTACCTATTGAAAGATTTGTAATCTCTAAAGAAGAAGCAAAAGAATTGTTTAAAGATCAACCATATAAATTAGAACTTTTAGAGGATATTGAAGATGATACAGTAACCTATTATAAGCAAGGAGAATTTTTTGATTTATGTAGAGGACCTCATTTACCTTCTACAGGGAAAATTAAACACATTAAATTATTATCTGTTTCTGGTGCTTACTGGAGAGGTAATGAAAAAAATAAAATGTTACAAAGAATATATGGAACAGCATTTGCTAAAAAAGATCAATTAGACGAATATTTAAAAATGTTAGAAGAAGCAAAGAAAAGAGATCATAGAAAAATAGGACCTAAATTAGATTTATTTATGTTTGAAAACGAATTAGCACCTGCAATGCCATTTTTCTTACCAAGAGGTGCAAAGGTTATAAATGAATTATTAGAATTCTCAAGAGAATTACATAAAAAATATGGTTATGAAGAAGTTATCACACCATTAATTATGAATATTCAATTATGGCATCAATCTGGACATTGGGATCACTACAAAGAAAATATGTATTTCACAGAAAAAGATGATATACAATATGCTGTAAAACCCATGAATTGTCCAGGACATATATTGATTTATAAATCAAAAGTTTACAGTTATAGAGATTTACCTATAAGATTATCAGAATTTGGTAAAGTTCATAGATATGAAAGAAGTGGCGTTGTTCATGGGTTATTTAGAGTAAGATCATTCACTCAGGATGATGCCCATATTTATTGTACAAAAGACCAAATAGAAGATGAAATAATTAAAGTTATGGACTTTACAAATGAATTATATAGTGCATTTGGTTTTGAATATGAAGCAGATTTAAGTACAATGCCTGAAGACCATATGGGTGATGAAAAAACTTGGGAAGTTGCTACAGAAGCTTTAAGAAAAGCTTTAGAAAGATCTGGAATTAGTTATAAGATAAATGAAGGTGATGGAGCATTTTATGGCCCTAAGATTGACTTCCATATAAAAGATTCTATTGGAAGGAAATGGCAATGTGCCACTATACAATTAGATTTCCAAATGCCAGAAAGATTTGATATACATTATGTAGATAATAATAATGAATTGCAAAGACCTGTTATGATTCATAGAGCAATATATGGTTCCATAGAAAGATTCTTTGGTATATTAATTGAAAATTTTGCTGGTGCATTCCCAACTTGGTTATCTCCAGAACAAGTAGCTGTTATACCTGTTTCTGATAAATATGTTGATGCAGCAAAAGAATTATATGAAAAATTAGATGCTGAAGGTTTAAGAGTTAAATTAGATTCTTCTAATGCTACAGTAGGTTATAAAATCAGAAATGCTCAAATGTTAAAAATACCATATATGATTGTTATTGGTGAAAAAGAACTTGAAACTAAAAAATATAATGTAAGAACAAGAGAAGGAAACACCGTTGAAGATTTAGAACTTGAAGACTTCATTAAAACAGTAAAAGAAGAAATTAAAAATAGAAGTTTGAAGTTAAGCTATTAA
- a CDS encoding RidA family protein, whose amino-acid sequence MKIYLDIFYKLSWILTAMTGFASVSATQKVNVFFLFFFTLTTLTQLIGTYMLSKEKDGLKIFVHYFSIVIVAMAFLISISLIKMNIIAYILYFIIYNLMLSFVLNNYFIYFEDKNHLSKLIKNLNLNYFDYFDTQIHIKLFNNKKGIIPEGVSAVGPYSPALQKENELYVSGQIPINFETGEIPESFVEQSKQAMENLKNVLNAAGFSFKDIVQVSVYITDMSKFGEFNAIYETYFKKPYPARFVVEVSKLPKNVDVEIACIAKK is encoded by the coding sequence ATGAAAATTTATCTGGATATTTTTTATAAGCTTTCGTGGATATTAACGGCAATGACAGGGTTTGCTTCCGTTTCAGCTACTCAAAAAGTTAATGTGTTTTTCCTTTTTTTCTTTACATTAACGACATTAACACAATTAATTGGCACCTATATGCTTTCAAAAGAAAAAGATGGATTAAAAATTTTTGTACACTATTTTAGTATTGTTATTGTAGCAATGGCTTTTTTAATCTCAATTTCTTTAATAAAAATGAATATCATTGCATATATTTTATACTTCATCATTTATAATTTAATGTTATCATTCGTTTTAAATAATTATTTTATATATTTTGAAGATAAAAATCATCTTTCAAAACTTATTAAAAATTTAAATTTAAATTATTTTGATTATTTTGATACTCAAATACATATAAAACTATTCAATAATAAAAAAGGTATAATACCCGAAGGAGTTTCAGCTGTTGGACCTTATTCACCAGCTCTTCAAAAAGAAAATGAATTATATGTTTCAGGGCAAATTCCAATAAACTTTGAAACTGGAGAAATTCCCGAATCATTCGTTGAACAGTCAAAACAGGCTATGGAAAATTTAAAAAATGTGTTAAATGCCGCTGGATTTTCCTTTAAAGATATAGTACAGGTAAGTGTATATATAACAGATATGTCTAAATTTGGTGAATTTAACGCCATATATGAAACATATTTTAAAAAACCATATCCTGCAAGATTTGTTGTAGAAGTTTCAAAACTTCCAAAAAATGTTGACGTAGAAATAGCATGTATTGCAAAGAAATAA
- the prfA gene encoding peptide chain release factor 1, giving the protein MDILSFKDKVLEKLSDVEKKLADTNVTSDLEQLQHLGKEHNRLSSLKELFEKLEEAIEDKETLEELKHADEIDDDEYNAMLEEAEKNIKKYNLNILSLLIPGNEINERNIIMEIRAGTGGEEAALFASDLMRMYLRYAENNGWKHEIMELSDTGIGGTKNAVIKIKGKGVFGRLKYESGVHRVQRVPVTESGGRIHTSTATVAVLPEATDVDVKIDSKDLRIDTYRAGGAGGQHVNKTESAVRIVHIPSGIVVTCQNERSQHQNKEAAMSILRAKLYEEALRKQQEELTSKRRSQIGTGERSEKIRTYNFPQNRVTDHRISFTSYRLNFILDGVLDEIIDKLIEWDLGEKLENLEI; this is encoded by the coding sequence ATGGATATATTATCTTTTAAAGATAAGGTTCTCGAAAAATTAAGTGATGTAGAAAAAAAACTTGCTGACACTAATGTGACTTCTGATCTTGAACAACTTCAACATCTCGGAAAAGAACATAATAGACTTTCTTCTTTAAAAGAACTTTTTGAAAAATTAGAAGAGGCTATTGAAGATAAAGAAACATTAGAAGAATTAAAACATGCTGATGAAATAGATGATGATGAATATAATGCTATGCTAGAAGAGGCTGAAAAAAATATTAAAAAATATAATTTAAATATATTGAGTTTATTAATTCCAGGAAATGAAATCAACGAAAGAAATATAATTATGGAAATAAGAGCAGGGACTGGTGGCGAAGAAGCTGCATTATTTGCTTCCGATTTAATGAGAATGTATTTAAGATATGCGGAAAATAACGGATGGAAACATGAAATCATGGAATTAAGTGATACTGGAATTGGCGGAACAAAAAATGCTGTGATTAAAATAAAAGGAAAAGGTGTTTTTGGAAGATTAAAATATGAAAGTGGTGTTCATAGAGTACAAAGAGTACCTGTAACAGAATCAGGAGGAAGAATACACACTTCTACTGCCACTGTCGCTGTATTACCAGAAGCTACAGATGTTGATGTAAAAATTGATTCAAAAGATTTAAGAATTGACACATATAGAGCAGGTGGAGCTGGAGGACAGCATGTTAACAAAACTGAGTCTGCCGTTAGAATTGTGCACATACCAAGTGGTATAGTTGTAACATGCCAAAATGAAAGATCTCAACATCAAAACAAAGAAGCTGCAATGTCTATATTAAGGGCTAAATTATATGAAGAGGCTTTAAGAAAACAACAAGAAGAATTAACTTCTAAAAGAAGATCTCAAATAGGTACCGGTGAAAGAAGTGAAAAAATCAGAACATATAATTTCCCACAAAACCGTGTTACTGATCACAGAATAAGTTTTACTTCTTATAGGTTAAATTTTATCTTAGATGGCGTTCTTGATGAAATAATAGATAAACTTATCGAATGGGATCTGGGAGAAAAGTTAGAAAATCTCGAAATTTAA
- a CDS encoding ABC transporter permease yields MKKLYVFIFLFFILWIFPIGNLISQFFDLNSFLNVLTKIRTIRILKFTLLQSSLSVLFSFLIGVFPAFYVSNNNNPFSKLLENSFFIPFFFPPIPTIIAFSLLYGSNGIINKLFHINILYTLIAIILAHSFYNSPIFVKYISDSLKAIPKNYIENAIIDGSSKWNIFKNITFPLILPSILKASFLVFTYSFVSFAIVLSLGGIKYSTFEVAIFTTLRSSLDFSKALTYAIIQFFVLLILNYIISIPKIYELNIEENYTYKNNIFIVILSFFYLLYEYSIVITGTLAGFFDFINVRFTLKGFINLFSKNINLYYPVIKSFYNTFLISFIVSIISIIFTYIILRNIKNHGQMIFSNIFILSSLGISSAFLAMSLLSLNINFSIPYPILLGIGYTIISIPLAYTFMQQRILSFDYSLVEASKIDGANTLKTFFFIELPILKNTLLSVFLQIFAVVFGEFTISYTMQSIDYFPLISNVNYSLSNARYYLESQALASITIIIIFIIFNISVFLNKEKH; encoded by the coding sequence ATGAAAAAATTATATGTATTTATTTTTCTTTTTTTTATTTTGTGGATTTTTCCTATTGGAAATTTAATATCTCAGTTCTTTGACCTTAATTCTTTTCTTAATGTATTAACAAAAATCAGAACTATAAGAATACTTAAATTCACATTATTACAATCATCTCTATCTGTTTTATTTTCTTTTTTAATTGGTGTTTTTCCTGCTTTTTATGTTTCCAATAACAATAATCCTTTTAGTAAATTGTTAGAAAATTCATTTTTCATTCCGTTTTTTTTCCCACCAATTCCTACTATTATAGCTTTTTCATTATTATATGGCTCGAATGGAATAATCAACAAATTATTTCACATTAATATATTATATACCTTAATAGCTATAATTTTAGCTCACTCTTTTTATAACTCTCCAATATTTGTAAAATATATATCAGATTCTTTAAAAGCTATTCCGAAAAACTATATTGAAAATGCTATTATAGATGGTTCAAGCAAATGGAATATCTTTAAAAATATAACTTTCCCTCTTATTTTACCATCTATTTTAAAAGCATCTTTTTTAGTATTCACATATTCTTTTGTTAGTTTTGCCATTGTATTATCTTTAGGCGGAATAAAATATTCAACTTTTGAAGTAGCTATTTTTACTACTTTACGAAGTTCTTTGGATTTTTCAAAAGCCTTAACATATGCAATAATCCAATTTTTTGTATTATTAATATTAAATTATATCATATCAATACCAAAAATTTATGAGTTAAATATTGAAGAAAATTATACATACAAAAACAATATTTTTATAGTAATATTATCCTTTTTTTATTTATTATACGAATACTCTATTGTTATAACTGGAACATTGGCCGGTTTTTTTGATTTTATAAATGTCAGATTTACATTAAAGGGATTTATAAATCTTTTTTCAAAAAATATAAACCTATATTATCCTGTAATAAAATCATTTTATAATACTTTTTTGATATCATTTATTGTAAGCATTATATCTATAATATTTACATATATTATTTTAAGAAATATAAAAAATCATGGTCAAATGATATTTTCAAATATTTTTATATTATCATCCTTAGGAATATCATCAGCATTTTTAGCAATGAGCCTTTTAAGCTTAAATATTAATTTCTCAATTCCTTATCCAATACTTTTAGGAATAGGATATACAATTATTAGTATTCCATTAGCTTATACATTTATGCAACAAAGAATTTTATCATTTGATTATTCATTAGTTGAAGCATCAAAAATAGACGGTGCAAATACATTAAAAACGTTTTTCTTTATAGAATTACCTATATTAAAAAACACATTATTATCTGTTTTTCTTCAAATATTCGCTGTTGTTTTTGGTGAATTCACAATATCATATACAATGCAGTCAATAGATTACTTCCCACTAATTTCAAATGTAAATTATTCTCTTTCAAATGCTCGATATTATTTAGAAAGCCAAGCACTGGCATCTATAACCATAATTATAATTTTTATAATCTTTAATATTTCTGTATTTTTAAACAAAGAAAAACATTAA
- a CDS encoding metallophosphoesterase family protein encodes MRKFSLLILGIIIFSTLLLAKFIWPPYLTNQGETYVTINFKTLDENIQVNLYEENVLINEFRSLKKGLVHLKIKNLKPNTKYNYEVITNDDYYKGFFHTKNNNTAKFKIVVYGDTRYYDKLHRMIIEKIIDENPEFVFNVGDLVENGNEIKYWNNFFNVIKGLNCFYYPVLGNHEKNSKIYYEAFDLPEGGGDYNKQWYSFSYGTYHFIVLDSIIPLNSKLFNKETQWLIEDLKRNKEKYNIVFYHYPFWNNSPYVWRKQNFELEKNWRPIFEKYNVKLVFNGHVHGYERFEKNEIVYITTGAGGAPFDKATKKAYVPNTKKVVYGVLEYVVLELSKDKIKIIVKGVGESASYNIHNVKPVNKVIDYLEIK; translated from the coding sequence ATGAGAAAGTTTTCTTTATTAATTTTAGGAATTATTATTTTTTCAACTTTATTATTAGCAAAATTTATCTGGCCTCCATATTTAACAAATCAAGGAGAAACATATGTCACTATTAATTTTAAAACATTAGATGAAAATATTCAAGTCAATTTATATGAAGAAAATGTTTTAATTAATGAATTCAGAAGTTTGAAAAAAGGGTTGGTTCACTTAAAGATTAAAAATTTAAAACCAAATACAAAATATAATTATGAAGTTATTACTAATGATGATTATTACAAAGGATTTTTTCATACAAAAAATAACAATACAGCTAAATTCAAAATTGTGGTATATGGTGATACAAGATATTATGACAAATTACATAGAATGATTATAGAAAAAATAATAGATGAAAATCCTGAATTTGTTTTTAATGTTGGTGACCTGGTAGAAAACGGAAATGAAATTAAATATTGGAATAATTTTTTTAACGTAATAAAAGGGTTAAACTGTTTTTATTATCCTGTTTTAGGAAATCATGAAAAAAATTCTAAAATTTATTATGAAGCTTTTGATCTACCAGAAGGTGGAGGAGATTACAATAAACAATGGTATAGTTTTTCATATGGAACTTATCATTTTATTGTTCTGGATTCAATAATTCCTTTAAATTCTAAATTATTTAATAAAGAAACTCAGTGGCTTATAGAAGATTTAAAGAGGAATAAAGAAAAATATAATATAGTTTTCTATCATTACCCCTTTTGGAACAATTCCCCATATGTCTGGCGAAAACAAAATTTTGAACTAGAGAAAAATTGGAGGCCTATTTTTGAAAAATATAATGTTAAATTAGTATTTAACGGTCATGTGCATGGATATGAGCGATTTGAAAAAAATGAAATTGTTTATATCACAACAGGTGCAGGTGGAGCTCCTTTTGACAAAGCTACAAAAAAAGCATATGTTCCTAATACTAAAAAAGTAGTTTATGGTGTTTTAGAATATGTAGTTTTGGAATTGTCAAAGGATAAAATAAAAATTATAGTAAAAGGCGTGGGTGAATCTGCAAGTTATAATATTCATAATGTTAAACCAGTAAATAAAGTAATAGATTATCTGGAAATCAAATAA
- a CDS encoding HAD family hydrolase — protein MKKNIFVFDLDGTLLTSKEEISPRTINAIKTLFENGYFIIIASGRMYKSTKLVIEKYFPFLKDIPIISYNGAYVVSHTGDVVFESDIEKKDAIEIIQEAKNENIHVQIYLNDELISDKDNAEIKQYSKHSGVNYKIINNLDEYILKSKNGPTKVLTIATKEKLDVFQEKMISKYDHKLNIVRSFNIYLDFLNKDTSKGNALKRIAQLYDLDLENAYIFGDSENDISMLVLSKNSYAMNNASEKVKCAAKNIAPSNDEEGVAIVIEKILSDISHY, from the coding sequence ATGAAGAAAAATATTTTTGTTTTTGATTTAGATGGCACTTTATTAACTTCAAAAGAGGAGATATCACCAAGAACTATTAATGCTATTAAGACACTTTTTGAAAATGGTTATTTTATTATAATTGCAAGTGGTAGAATGTATAAATCAACTAAACTGGTAATCGAAAAATATTTTCCATTTTTAAAAGATATTCCTATCATTTCATATAATGGTGCCTACGTTGTTTCTCATACAGGAGATGTTGTTTTCGAATCGGATATTGAAAAAAAAGATGCAATAGAGATTATTCAAGAAGCTAAAAACGAAAACATACATGTTCAGATATATTTAAATGATGAATTAATAAGTGATAAAGATAATGCAGAAATAAAACAATATTCAAAACATTCAGGTGTAAATTATAAAATAATAAATAATTTGGATGAGTATATATTAAAAAGTAAAAATGGCCCAACAAAAGTGCTTACTATAGCAACAAAAGAAAAATTAGATGTATTTCAGGAAAAAATGATTTCTAAATATGATCATAAATTGAATATTGTGAGATCTTTTAATATATATTTAGATTTTTTAAACAAAGATACTTCAAAAGGAAATGCTTTAAAAAGAATAGCTCAATTGTATGATTTGGATTTAGAAAATGCTTATATTTTTGGAGATAGCGAGAACGATATTTCTATGTTAGTCTTATCGAAAAACTCATATGCAATGAATAATGCTTCGGAGAAAGTAAAATGTGCAGCAAAAAATATAGCTCCATCAAATGATGAAGAAGGTGTTGCTATTGTCATTGAAAAAATATTATCTGATATTTCTCATTATTAG
- a CDS encoding diguanylate cyclase domain-containing protein, whose amino-acid sequence MNMEYENKVNMLEEENNKLKETIKELKEEIKNMKEIINETNRLMDEYNNFTKEEVNAYSDFVEGFIERKFIDPASRVYSREFFDKVFFLLLEKAFESGNNYGLLIIKIPELKDLNYNGEYHKGPEMEIGKILRSNVRLPLDLVMRYSKITFTIIIPDIDEEVLFKISDRLKYQLKNFTKSPETLEFYSFYLPKDLTSTEEILKFFD is encoded by the coding sequence ATGAATATGGAATATGAAAATAAGGTAAATATGTTGGAAGAAGAGAATAATAAATTGAAGGAAACAATAAAAGAGCTTAAAGAAGAAATAAAAAATATGAAAGAAATTATAAATGAAACAAACAGATTAATGGATGAATATAATAACTTCACAAAGGAAGAAGTAAATGCATATAGTGATTTTGTAGAAGGATTTATTGAGAGAAAATTTATAGATCCAGCAAGTAGAGTTTACTCAAGAGAATTTTTCGATAAAGTATTCTTTTTATTACTGGAGAAAGCATTTGAAAGTGGAAATAACTATGGGTTATTAATAATAAAGATACCAGAATTAAAAGACCTTAATTACAATGGGGAATATCATAAAGGCCCAGAAATGGAAATAGGAAAAATTTTAAGGAGTAATGTAAGACTTCCATTGGACCTTGTAATGAGATACTCAAAAATTACATTTACCATTATAATCCCAGACATAGATGAAGAAGTATTATTTAAAATTTCAGATAGATTAAAATATCAATTAAAGAATTTTACCAAATCACCTGAAACATTGGAATTTTATTCTTTCTATTTACCAAAGGATTTAACATCAACGGAGGAGATATTGAAATTTTTTGATTAG
- the murA gene encoding UDP-N-acetylglucosamine 1-carboxyvinyltransferase, whose amino-acid sequence MGKIKVFGPQRANGEITISGSKNSALPILAATLLTDEKIILHNIPNLADVNTMIEILENAGKKITWDESSLIIERYSNMNSVLPYGPVRRMRASFNVLGPLTIRNGYAKVALPGGCSIGVRPVNFHLEGLKKLGIESQIEHGFTHSKFIGAPEKVHISLPFPSVGATEHLITTAVLLDGTETILTNCAQEPEIVDLCNFLISMGAKIEGHGTSNIKICGVKELYGTEYTIIPDRIEAGTYAILGAIMGEKVTLNNVIEEHIFSLLDIFEKIGINYTMKNNILTIEGISKLELSPVDIETATFPGFPTDLQPQLMVLLSLIPGRSSITENVFKTRFNHVDELNRMGAKIFVEGNTAIITGVTKLSGAPLEATDLRASAALLIASLIADGETIINNVDHIFRGYEKLFEKLEKLGLEIEYYE is encoded by the coding sequence ATGGGGAAAATTAAAGTTTTTGGACCTCAGAGGGCTAATGGCGAAATAACAATATCAGGGTCAAAGAACTCTGCTTTACCTATTTTAGCAGCTACATTATTGACGGATGAAAAAATAATACTTCATAATATACCAAATTTAGCTGATGTAAATACAATGATAGAGATTTTAGAAAATGCTGGAAAAAAAATAACCTGGGATGAATCTTCTTTAATCATTGAAAGATATTCAAATATGAATTCGGTTTTGCCATATGGTCCTGTAAGACGTATGAGGGCATCATTTAATGTTTTAGGACCATTGACAATAAGAAATGGTTATGCAAAAGTTGCATTACCGGGAGGATGCTCAATAGGAGTTAGACCTGTTAATTTTCATCTTGAAGGATTAAAAAAATTGGGTATTGAATCTCAAATAGAACATGGGTTTACACATTCGAAATTTATAGGAGCACCAGAAAAAGTGCATATTTCTTTACCTTTTCCAAGTGTTGGAGCAACTGAACATCTTATAACTACTGCAGTGTTATTAGATGGAACCGAAACAATACTGACAAATTGTGCTCAAGAACCAGAGATTGTGGATTTATGTAACTTTTTAATATCAATGGGAGCTAAAATTGAAGGACATGGAACTTCTAACATAAAAATATGTGGAGTAAAGGAATTATACGGTACTGAGTATACTATTATTCCAGATAGAATAGAAGCTGGTACCTATGCAATATTAGGAGCGATAATGGGGGAAAAAGTGACTTTAAATAATGTTATTGAAGAACATATATTCTCGTTATTGGATATATTTGAAAAAATTGGTATAAATTATACTATGAAAAATAATATTTTAACAATAGAAGGGATTTCAAAGTTAGAATTATCTCCTGTAGATATTGAAACGGCTACATTTCCAGGTTTTCCAACTGATTTACAACCCCAATTAATGGTTTTATTGAGTCTGATTCCTGGGAGATCATCAATTACAGAAAATGTTTTTAAAACTCGTTTTAATCATGTTGATGAACTCAATCGTATGGGAGCTAAAATATTTGTTGAAGGAAATACAGCTATTATTACAGGAGTTACTAAATTATCCGGTGCGCCTTTAGAAGCAACAGATTTGAGAGCATCAGCGGCATTATTAATAGCTTCTTTAATTGCAGATGGAGAAACAATAATAAATAATGTAGATCATATATTCAGAGGTTATGAAAAGTTGTTTGAAAAATTAGAAAAACTTGGATTAGAAATAGAATATTATGAATAA